Within the Acidobacteriota bacterium genome, the region GCTCGATCTCGTCTACTACGACGGCGCGCTATTCGAGAACCCGGCGGCCCGGGAGGAGCGGGAAGCGGTGGTGGCGGGGGAGCGGGGGGGTTGAGTTGAGCTCTCCAATCGATCAAGGCTATAAGTCACAATCCAATTCTCAAGCCTTGCTGCAGAGCACGTTTGTGCATACAATCTGATCCGTGGACTTCGAATGGGATCCAAAGAAGGCCGCTGCCAACCTACGCAAGCATGGCATCGACTTCGCCGATGCGGTTCTGGCACTAGAAGATGAGTTGGCTCTTACGGTCCGAGATGACCGATTCGATGATGAAGATCGCTATGTGACACTGGGCATGGACGACACCAGCCGACTCCTGGTGGTGATCTTCACCTGGCGCGGAGACCGCATTCGATTGATCTCCGCCCGACGCGCTACGAGCAAGGAGCGCCGACAATACGAGGCCAAGCCATGAGCAAGGAATTCGACTTCAGCCAAGGAAAGCGGGGACCGGTCGTCCCCGTACCGAAGAACAAAGCCCGCATCACCATCCGGCTGGATCAGGATCTTCTGGATTGGTTCAAAGGTCAGACCCACGCAGCCGGCGGTGGCAACTACCAGA harbors:
- a CDS encoding BrnT family toxin; the protein is MDFEWDPKKAAANLRKHGIDFADAVLALEDELALTVRDDRFDDEDRYVTLGMDDTSRLLVVIFTWRGDRIRLISARRATSKERRQYEAKP
- a CDS encoding BrnA antitoxin family protein encodes the protein MSKEFDFSQGKRGPVVPVPKNKARITIRLDQDLLDWFKGQTHAAGGGNYQTLINAALREYVSQKREPLEDTLRRVIREELATSS